A stretch of the Candidatus Methylomirabilis tolerans genome encodes the following:
- a CDS encoding YajQ family cyclic di-GMP-binding protein — MASEASFDISSIVDLQEVDNAVQQVMKEIQQRFDFKGTACRVTRDEQGLLLYADDTYKLKAVVDLLEAKLVRRKVSLKALVYETPESAAKGTVRQRTTLQQGISADKAKEITRVIRGLGFKVTTQIQGDQIRVSAKSKDDLQAVMQALRAHDFGIDLQFGNYR; from the coding sequence ATGGCCAGTGAGGCATCCTTTGATATTAGTTCGATAGTCGATCTGCAGGAGGTAGATAATGCCGTCCAGCAGGTGATGAAAGAGATCCAGCAGCGGTTCGATTTCAAGGGGACAGCCTGTCGAGTCACGCGGGACGAGCAAGGCCTCCTGCTCTACGCCGACGACACCTATAAGCTCAAGGCGGTGGTGGACCTGTTGGAAGCGAAGCTGGTGCGGCGAAAGGTATCTCTGAAGGCCCTTGTATACGAAACTCCTGAGTCGGCGGCCAAAGGAACCGTTCGGCAGCGCACAACGCTGCAGCAGGGTATCTCCGCCGACAAAGCGAAAGAGATTACCAGGGTGATCAGGGGGCTCGGTTTTAAGGTAACTACGCAGATCCAGGGCGACCAGATACGGGTCTCGGCGAAAAGTAAAGACGATCTGCAGGCCGTCATGCAAGCGCTCCGAGCGCACGATTTCGGTATCGACCTGCAGTTCGGCAACTATCGGTAA
- the lolA gene encoding outer membrane lipoprotein chaperone LolA → MRSTKRGISGVVLVLLGVIVLGGLSQAATDPTPHTPHPTSVPVSALTADEVADKVQATYQGFADLQGTFLQRATNKLSGMTQEASGRLFLKWPGRMRWEYEKPESRLFLIDGKTLWSYSPSERQAMAQDVSGALTTGPIGILFGMSSLRRDFQVRPIVHAGTKDGLEYLLELTPKGKDLSFKRVILGVDRESFFIQRLTVFDLYGNTTMVELSKQKINGGLKDELFQFSPPPGTDVVAPLRPAVP, encoded by the coding sequence ATGCGTAGTACGAAGCGCGGGATATCGGGCGTGGTCTTGGTCCTGCTGGGTGTCATTGTGTTAGGCGGTTTATCCCAGGCGGCAACGGACCCTACACCCCACACCCCACACCCTACATCCGTTCCTGTGTCCGCGTTGACCGCCGATGAGGTGGCCGATAAGGTCCAGGCAACCTACCAGGGGTTCGCGGACCTCCAGGGAACCTTCCTCCAGCGTGCGACGAATAAACTGAGCGGGATGACGCAAGAGGCATCAGGCCGGCTCTTCCTCAAGTGGCCCGGGAGGATGCGCTGGGAGTATGAGAAGCCGGAATCGAGACTATTCTTGATCGATGGCAAGACCCTCTGGAGCTATAGCCCATCCGAGCGACAAGCCATGGCGCAAGATGTGAGCGGCGCACTCACGACGGGCCCCATTGGGATCCTATTTGGGATGAGTAGCCTCCGACGAGACTTTCAGGTCCGACCTATCGTTCACGCGGGGACTAAGGACGGTCTTGAGTATCTCCTGGAGCTGACTCCCAAAGGGAAGGATCTGTCCTTTAAGCGGGTGATCCTGGGGGTGGATCGGGAAAGCTTTTTTATCCAGCGACTGACGGTTTTTGATCTGTATGGAAACACGACGATGGTCGAGTTGTCCAAGCAGAAGATCAACGGCGGGCTGAAGGACGAACTGTTTCAATTCTCGCCCCCGCCTGGAACGGATGTGGTGGCCCCTCTAAGGCCTGCCGTTCCATAA
- a CDS encoding DNA translocase FtsK 4TM domain-containing protein, which yields MATEGMPEPIVTQRGPRGGDRSPGVQILTHPKTHEVLGILGIAVALFLLASLLSYDSLDPSFFNSGGGPGHQVHNYGGRWGAELAGDLLELLGVGALALPFFLVLLSWRFLSAKTTSFIIWKLVGCILFLLSLGLLAQLFARAGLPVGRVWERPGGFVGAELHRTFSPLVGRVGLPLLGLTTLVLGLACLSSRPLASLSFGYRGVIERVAARIKERRAKKAQLPGRIRPPYTPPAEEEPRIESRSFPMLTEPASGVATAEPKASAVDPPPQPSFPFAIPKEGFQTPPLSLLDLPAGAESGLSDDEREANAQIIERKLLDFGVEGRVTQAQPGPVITRYEIEPGPGIKINRIVALADDLALALRALSVRVVAPIPGKAVVGVEIPNRRRVVVHLREVLASKAFEGSAAHLPLALGKDIAGDSYVVDLGQMPHLLIAGATGSGKSVCLNALIVSLLYKATAESIRLLLIDPKRVELSVYEGIPHLAERVVCDPKEAAKRLQRLVIHMEGRYKLFARLGARNIASYNRLIHNARREGGGEVFQPLPYLVVVIDELADLMLTAAADVERAIARLAQMARAVGIHLIVATQRPSVDVITGIIKANFPARLAFQVSSKVDSRTILDMNGAEQLLGDGDMLFVPPASSKPHRIHGSFVSDIEIKRIVDFLKAQGKAEEFPWSLLPAEEEQEPSGNEDDELYQQAVDLVVATRQASISLIQRRLRIGFNRAARMIERMEYERIVSRTEGGGREVLVEQRNP from the coding sequence ATGGCGACTGAAGGTATGCCTGAGCCGATAGTGACCCAAAGGGGGCCGCGTGGAGGAGATCGATCGCCGGGAGTCCAGATTCTCACCCATCCCAAGACTCACGAGGTATTGGGCATCCTTGGGATCGCCGTCGCCCTCTTCTTGTTGGCAAGTCTGTTGTCCTATGATTCCCTTGATCCCTCGTTCTTTAACTCCGGAGGCGGCCCCGGACATCAGGTACACAACTATGGGGGGCGATGGGGAGCGGAACTTGCCGGTGATCTTCTGGAGTTGTTGGGTGTCGGCGCGCTGGCCTTACCATTCTTCCTGGTCCTGTTGAGTTGGAGGTTTCTCAGTGCGAAGACTACCTCCTTTATCATCTGGAAGCTGGTAGGGTGCATTCTGTTCCTCCTGAGCCTGGGGCTCCTGGCCCAACTCTTCGCCAGGGCGGGGCTGCCTGTCGGTCGAGTCTGGGAACGTCCTGGGGGCTTTGTCGGCGCAGAGTTGCACCGGACCTTCAGTCCGTTAGTGGGTCGCGTAGGCCTGCCGCTCTTGGGACTGACGACCCTTGTTCTTGGCCTGGCGTGCCTGAGCAGCCGTCCGCTTGCGAGCCTCTCCTTCGGGTATCGGGGTGTGATCGAGCGGGTAGCGGCTCGCATAAAGGAACGGCGGGCGAAAAAGGCGCAGTTGCCGGGTCGAATCAGGCCGCCCTATACTCCTCCCGCCGAGGAAGAACCTCGGATCGAGAGCCGATCGTTTCCCATGCTGACAGAGCCTGCTTCTGGGGTGGCCACAGCAGAGCCTAAAGCGTCCGCGGTCGATCCCCCTCCACAGCCGTCCTTTCCCTTTGCGATTCCGAAAGAGGGTTTTCAGACCCCGCCGCTCTCGTTGCTTGATCTGCCGGCAGGGGCGGAGAGCGGACTCTCCGATGATGAGCGGGAGGCGAACGCGCAGATCATCGAGCGTAAGCTGCTGGACTTCGGGGTTGAGGGAAGAGTCACGCAGGCGCAGCCCGGGCCTGTCATTACCCGATATGAGATCGAGCCTGGACCCGGAATCAAGATCAACCGGATTGTTGCTTTGGCTGACGATCTGGCGTTGGCCCTGCGGGCGCTGAGCGTGCGCGTCGTGGCGCCGATTCCCGGGAAGGCGGTTGTCGGCGTGGAGATCCCGAACCGCCGTCGTGTTGTGGTGCACCTGCGCGAGGTGCTCGCATCCAAGGCCTTTGAGGGATCCGCTGCACACCTGCCCCTCGCTTTAGGGAAGGACATCGCCGGCGACTCCTATGTGGTCGATCTGGGCCAGATGCCACACCTGCTCATCGCCGGGGCGACAGGGTCGGGCAAAAGTGTCTGCCTCAATGCCCTGATTGTCAGCCTGCTGTACAAGGCCACAGCAGAAAGCATCCGTCTGCTGCTGATCGATCCGAAGCGGGTAGAACTCTCCGTCTATGAAGGGATTCCGCATCTGGCTGAGCGCGTCGTATGTGATCCGAAGGAGGCGGCGAAACGGCTTCAACGCCTTGTGATCCACATGGAAGGGCGATACAAACTGTTCGCGCGGCTCGGGGCCAGAAATATTGCCAGCTATAACCGGCTGATCCACAACGCCAGGCGGGAAGGAGGAGGCGAGGTCTTTCAACCGCTTCCCTATCTGGTGGTGGTCATCGACGAACTGGCCGATCTGATGTTGACCGCTGCCGCAGACGTCGAGCGAGCCATCGCCAGGCTGGCGCAGATGGCGCGTGCGGTAGGCATCCATTTAATCGTGGCGACGCAACGTCCTTCGGTGGATGTGATTACCGGGATTATCAAAGCCAATTTCCCGGCCAGGCTCGCATTTCAGGTCTCCTCTAAGGTCGATTCCAGGACGATCCTCGACATGAACGGCGCCGAGCAACTGTTGGGCGATGGCGATATGCTGTTCGTTCCGCCTGCAAGCTCAAAGCCGCACCGGATTCACGGATCGTTCGTGTCCGATATCGAGATTAAGCGTATTGTCGATTTTCTGAAAGCGCAGGGAAAGGCCGAGGAGTTTCCATGGTCGCTGCTACCAGCTGAGGAGGAGCAGGAACCGTCAGGGAATGAAGATGATGAGTTGTATCAACAGGCGGTCGACCTTGTCGTCGCGACACGTCAGGCGTCGATCTCCCTGATTCAGCGGCGACTCAGGATTGGGTTCAACCGGGCGGCACGGATGATCGAGCGGATGGAGTACGAACGGATCGTCAGTCGCACTGAAGGCGGCGGGCGGGAGGTCCTCGTTGAACAACGGAATCCATAG